A genomic segment from Manduca sexta isolate Smith_Timp_Sample1 chromosome 13, JHU_Msex_v1.0, whole genome shotgun sequence encodes:
- the LOC119189244 gene encoding esterase E4-like, with protein sequence MRWKTVIWWTVTLGITSAVHHTIDDDLFDPSHHITEVNQQTLAPNPEEPSKEITSAESTTNSITTESVLTTDPLTTTETTTIKAEENTIITTVTTEATTISSNVDKTTVEPTTSDENDGDMITLIPGIPPDVNLPVQVGRSSEIDEETGHPGLDPSETEEYVVLTTRGPVQGFPWFTNPGIIAYIDIPYGSFQRFQEPTPPSSWEQIHQVKEHNKSCPQLQRNNYVGDLDCLTLSIFTPSEVVNASVLFHIHESNFERGSGDPLIYGPDYFVSKDVILVLPNYRLGPLGFLCLSNATAPGNAALKDLTLALKWVRENIRSFGGDPYNVVVSGDGTSGALAGYLALSTESNVYFSKVISESGSVLSPWALDRNALATANVLLDNIREISMPNITIEIADVRLIMLASKNINFAPCIEQNNHPFLSDSPWSILHNSIVNITFMIGSASHAGAVVVATINETLVEEINGNFGNFLPNDLRFVNRDSRTTVGNAVKSQYFGNETITLSHVEEMALYFTDSDYLGPAVRTARALVQAGATVFFYEFGFVGELNRVLDSINRPLNGTVRGDIVGYLFSQDGLRANEGTADRKIIDLLINLWINFIESGNPSTENITWTEMNSTSVSAEWWLSIGEEVAMRRPLHEDRLQLWTAIYAEHFIEHNAAQQNLPIILAVLFPLISWVGFWKPFLKN encoded by the exons ATGCGGTGGAAAACAGTCATCTGGTGGACCGTCACATTGGGCATAACTAGTGCCGTCCACCACACCATAGACGACGACTTGTTTGACCCCAGCCACCACATAACAGAAGTTAATCAACAAACACTAGCCCCAAATCCTGAAGAACCCTCGAAGGAAATTACTTCAGCGGAGTCCACCACGAACTCAATTACAACAGAGAGTGTGCTAACAACTGACCCACTGACGACCACCGAGACTACCACAATTAAAGCAGAGGAAAACACAATTATTACAACAGTTACAACAGAAGCTACCACCATATCAAGTAATGTTGACAAAACCACGGTCGAGCCTACAACATCCGATGAAAACGATGGCGACATGATAACTCTTATCCCCGGGATCCCACCAGATGTGAACTTACCTGTACAAGTAGGCAGATCTAGTGAAATTGATGAAGAAACGGGACATCCAGGATTGGATCCTAGCGAAACGGAGGAGTACGTAGTCCTCACTACAAGAGGACCTGTTCAGGGATTCCCGTGGTTTACGAATCCAGGCATAATCGCATACATAGATATTCCTTATGGATCGTTTCAAAGATTCCAG GAACCGACGCCACCGAGCTCTTGGGAACAAATTCATCAAGTCAAAGAACACAACAAAAGTTGTCCTCAGCTACAAAGAAACAATTATGTCGGTGATTTAGACTGTTTAACCTTGAGCATCTTCACACCCTCGGAAGTTGTCAATGCAAGCGTTCTTTTCCACATCCACGAAAGTAACTTTGAACGTGGCAGTGGTGACCCCCTAATCTATGGCCCAGATTATTTTGTCTCCAAGGATGTCATCCTTGTGCTGCCCAACTACAGACTAGGGCCTTTAGGATTTTTATGTTTGAGTAACGCGACAGCTCCAGGAAACGCGGCGCTTAAGGATCTGACCCTCGCACTAAAGTGGGTAAGAGAAAACATTAGATCGTTTGGTGGAGATCCATATAATGTGGTTGTTAGCGGCGACGGAACCTCGGGAGCTTTGGCTGGGTACCTGGCTCTATCAACAGAATCGAATGTCTACTTTAGTAAGGTTATCTCTGAAAGTGGATCCGTCCTCTCTCCCTGGGCTTTGGATAGAAATGCTTTAGCTACTGCGAACGTTCTACTTGACAATATAAGAGAAATTTCCATGCCTAACATTACCATCGAAATTGCAGACGTCAGACTCATAATGCTGGCTTCGAAAAACATAAACTTCGCTCCCTGCATCGAGCAAAATAACCATCCATTTTTGTCGGACTCACCTTGGTCGATATTACATAACAGCATTGTCAATATAACATTTATGATAGGGTCGGCAAGCCATGCTGGCGCAGTAGTCGTTGCAACAATAAATGAAACGTTGGTTGAAGAAATTAATGGCAATTTTGGAAATTTTCTGCCGAATGACCTTCGCTTCGTCAACCGTGACTCCAGGACTACCGTGGGAAATGCAGTCAAGAGTCAATATTTCGGCAACGAAACCATAACTTTAAGTCATGTAGAAGAAATGGCTCTATATTTTACTGACTCCGATTACTTGGGACCTGCTGTGCGGACAGCAAGGGCTCTGGTACAAGCTGGTGCCACGGTGTTCTTCTACGAGTTCGGATTTGTTGGGGAACTGAACAGAGTGTTGGACTCCATCAACAGACCACTGAATGGCACTGTGCGCGGAGATATTGTGGGCTACCTGTTTAGCCAGGATGGACTGAGAGCAAATGAAGGCACCGCGGACAGGAAAATTATAGacttgttaattaatttgtggATTAACTTTATAGAAAGCGG AAACCCATCCACGGAGAACATAACCTGGACTGAAATGAATTCCACGTCGGTGTCAGCCGAATGGTGGCTGTCGATCGGAGAGGAGGTGGCGATGCGCAGACCTCTCCACGAGGACCGTCTGCAGCTGTGGACTGCTATCTACGCGGAACATTTCATAGAACATAACGCCGCGCAGCAGAACCTGCCGATCATCCTTGCCGTTCTCTTTCCTCTCATATCTTGGGTTGGATTTTGGAAACCGTTTCTTAAGAATTGA
- the LOC115449788 gene encoding carboxylesterase 5A: MLMWLVLGVAAVCARRHVDTSPHRDVVTTQGTVRGYLSPDGYAYLGVPYARPPTRDRFKNGLSSAEVSIRANLTSFLPKAPDPPPRWDGIFEATHRVSCHHATTGANCLVVNVFTPEHGTSLPVLVYIHAGGFQTGRGPHYPPSRILHKGIVVVTLNYRLGVRGFLCLGLPQASGNAGLKDQVAALYWIQRNIANFGGNPHDVTVYGTEAGAASIQILLVSDITEGLFQKVIMESGSVLSPSTLTYNPISKALDAARKFGYEDNEDRVKLLKFYQKISEKELSSLTEIFLPCVENGSYYSNTLLEDDPKSLIMQGKFRQVPMLITYTNSDDSINVDTFNTFPDNFDQLLPNNLNFESNKIRHRVAELVKEFYFENNNQNLVQKFLKYSNDLFIGYPVVKSALLHGLKNTHPVFLMRLDNNHGGRENTSKHFQNIFDYIYNKNNNKLEKERIANMLLKLWTNFIKLGDPTPLTTELIPVIWQPVVPGEPGHRLDLATIRELVVGKTIAMTEPASSQYLAFWDHVYKKFYKFYKDYD, translated from the exons ATGCTTATGTGGCTAGTGCTTGGTGTAGCAGCAGTTTGTGCGAGGCGACACGTGGACACGAGTCCTCACCGCGACGTGGTTACCACGCAGGGTACCGTCCGCGGGTACCTCTCCCCCGACGGCTACGCGTACCTCGGAGTCCCCTACGCGCGCCCACCCACGCGCGATCGCTTTAAG AATGGTCTGTCATCCGCCGAAGTATCTATACGTGCGAATCTAACCTCATTCCTACCAAAGGCCCCGGACCCGCCGCCGCGCTGGGACGGCATCTTCGAGGCGACGCACCGCGTGAGCTGCCACCACGCCACCACTGGCGCCAACTGTCTCGTAGTCAACGTGTTCACACCAGAGCACGGCACATCGCTGCCTGTCCTCGTGTATATCCACGCCGGAGGCTTTCAGACCGG ACGGGGCCCCCACTACCCACCTTCGCGTATCCTTCATAAGGGTATCGTGGTTGTAACGCTTAACTACCGTCTCGGTGTCCGCGGTTTCCTTTGCCTTGGACTACCTCAAGCCTCAGGAAATGCTGGGTTAAAAGACCAAGTGGCAGCACTTTATTGGATTCAACGAAACATTGCCAATTTCGGTGGGAATCCCCATGACGTCACTGTGTATGGGACCGAGGCAGGCGCCGCGTCCATACAGATCCTACTAGTGTCTGATATTACTGAAGGATTGTTCCAGAAAGTTATTATGGAAAGTGGGTCTGTATTATCACCTTCAACATTGACTTACAATCCAATTAGCAAAGCATTAGATGCAGCTAGAAAATTTGGGTATGAAGATAATGAAGACCGTGTGAAATTGCTTAAATTCTACCAAAAAATTTCAGAGAAGGAACTGTCATCATTAACAGAAATATTTCTACCGTGTGTTGAAAATGGTTCTTATTACTCCAACACATTGCTTGAGGATGACCCAAAAAGTTTAATAATGCAAGGAAAGTTCCGGCAAGTGCCAATGCTAATTACTTATACAAACTCTGATGATTCCATAAATGTTGATACATTTAACACATTTCCAGATAACTTTGATCAATTGTTACCAAACAATCTAAActttgaaagtaataaaataagacATAGAGTAGCCGAGTTGGTGAAGGAattctattttgaaaataataaccaaAATTTGGTCCaaaagtttttgaaatattcaaatgatttatttatcgGGTATCCTGTAGTAAAATCAGCTTTATTACAtggtttaaaaaatactcaccCAGTGTTTCTCATGAGACTTGACAACAATCATGGTGGAAGAGAAAatacatcaaaacattttcaaaatatatttgactatatttataataaaaacaataataaacttgAAAAGGAAAGAATTGCCAATATGTTGTTAAAGCTTTGgactaattttattaagttagg GGATCCAACTCCTCTAACAACTGAACTGATACCTGTGATATGGCAACCCGTAGTCCCTGGAGAGCCTGGGCACAGACTAGACTTAGCTACAATCAGGGAATTGGTGGTTGGCAAAACGATAGCCATGACAGAACCTGCGTCAAGCCAATATTTGGCATTCTGGGACcatgtttataaaaagttttacaagttttacaaagattatgattaa